The following is a genomic window from Methanoplanus sp. FWC-SCC4.
CAACGCCGATTACAAACACACACGGTGATTTTGCAATAACATCCCTGAAGTTTTTTGTTTTTTTCATTCTACCGGCCTGTCTCCTTTTTTATATTATATCAGCGGGCTTAAAAACATCTTCACCTGAAAAAAGCCCTTTCTTCCGTTTATTAAAAAAAGGCATTGTGAGGCTATTTTTCAGTATGTAAAAATCAGCCCCTGAATATTTATGATTTACACAGAACCAGGACGTTCAAACCTTAATATCGCCGTCTTTTTTAAATCTGCAAAAAAAATCAGGGTAGTGTGGTTACAATCTTTTCCCTGTTTAAAAACCGGGTTAAGAATCCGACAACTGACAGCATAAGAATTCCAAAAAGAAACATGGAAAAGACTACAGTAGCCGATATTGCAATTACTCCTTCTGTTACAAGACTGTTGAAAACGGAGATTACTGCAATAAACCCGACAATCAGTGCAATGTTAATTATCTGGTTCTCCTTCATTCCCAAAAGAAGCTGGACAAAACCCAAAAGGCCAACTGCACATGCAATGTAGACCGGGACCACTATCAGTATGTACAGGAACATGACAGGTGAGGGCAAAACCAGAAAATCAGCCTCCATGTTTGAAAGACCCACAAGTATCCCGGCGATCAAAAGAGTTACGCCATATGAGGGAATCATAACTCCCA
Proteins encoded in this region:
- a CDS encoding ABC transporter permease; protein product: MNPIMVVAKKEIRQIANNRGLILGAVLFMGIFGGMTSLGAIMSVVEKNPESIISSLDSLIMYLVLVLGVFTGYFFSSQAFLGEKLEGTIETLLCSPLPLRDIWLGKVLGVMIPSYGVTLLIAGILVGLSNMEADFLVLPSPVMFLYILIVVPVYIACAVGLLGFVQLLLGMKENQIINIALIVGFIAVISVFNSLVTEGVIAISATVVFSMFLFGILMLSVVGFLTRFLNREKIVTTLP